A single window of Neisseria sp. KEM232 DNA harbors:
- a CDS encoding endonuclease/exonuclease/phosphatase family protein, with protein MTLPITVSTYNIHKGMSPLNRKVQIADMAAALDSLKSDILFLQEVQGLHLAREAKLPDFPAVPQHDIIAERLDFHTSYGRNAVFPQKHHGNAILSRLPIRERRNLNITVNRLEKRGVLHCEILPEGWDVPIVCLCAHLNLLERDRVKQYVAIFEYVTTYISPDAPLILAGDFNDWRHKSPLNIGRALGLTEVFLDKRGSLPKTFPARLPVFSLDRIYTRHLEILDARLHSGEPWLYLSDHLPLSATVRPR; from the coding sequence ATGACCCTGCCGATTACCGTTTCCACCTACAACATCCACAAAGGCATGTCGCCGCTGAACCGCAAAGTGCAGATTGCGGACATGGCGGCGGCGCTCGACAGCCTGAAATCCGACATTTTGTTTTTGCAGGAAGTGCAGGGGCTGCATCTGGCGCGCGAGGCGAAACTGCCCGATTTTCCCGCCGTGCCGCAGCACGACATCATCGCCGAGCGCCTCGATTTCCACACCAGCTACGGGCGCAATGCCGTTTTCCCGCAAAAACACCACGGCAACGCCATCCTCAGCCGCCTGCCGATACGGGAGCGGCGCAATCTGAACATTACGGTCAACCGTTTGGAAAAACGCGGCGTGCTGCACTGCGAAATCCTGCCCGAAGGCTGGGACGTGCCCATCGTCTGCCTCTGCGCCCACCTCAACCTTTTGGAGCGCGACCGCGTCAAACAATACGTCGCCATCTTCGAATACGTCACCACCTACATCAGCCCCGACGCACCGCTGATACTGGCGGGCGACTTCAACGACTGGCGGCACAAATCGCCGCTGAATATCGGCCGCGCCCTCGGTCTGACGGAAGTGTTCCTCGACAAACGCGGCAGCCTGCCCAAAACCTTTCCCGCCCGCCTGCCCGTGTTCAGTCTCGACCGCATCTACACCCGCCACCTCGAAATCCTCGATGCCAGGCTGCACAGCGGCGAGCCTTGGCTTTATCTGTCCGACCATCTGCCGCTGTCGGCCACCGTGCGCCCGCGCTGA
- the tsaD gene encoding tRNA (adenosine(37)-N6)-threonylcarbamoyltransferase complex transferase subunit TsaD — translation MLVLGIESSCDETGVALYCTERGLLAHALHTQMAMHAEYGGVVPELASRDHIRRLVPLTRACLAQAGKTYADIDAVAYTQGPGLGGALLAGSSYANALAFALGKPVIPVHHLEGHLLSPLLADDKPEFPFVALLVSGGHTQFMAVRGIGDYTLLGESLDDAAGEAFDKTAKLLGLPYPGGAKLAELAEQGRDGAFEFPRPMIHSNDLQMSFSGLKTAVLTAVEKVRAGHGGRVPEQTRNDICRAFQDAVVDVLSAKAQKALLDTGFRTLVVAGGVGANKQLRQRLSTLTVRPPAKGRLKPPAEAVKTYFPPLEYCTDNGAMIAFAGAMRVQEAQPAAAFNAKPRWPLTDIVREAV, via the coding sequence ATGTTGGTACTCGGCATCGAATCATCCTGCGACGAAACCGGCGTCGCCCTCTACTGCACCGAACGCGGCCTGCTCGCCCACGCCCTGCACACACAGATGGCGATGCACGCCGAATACGGCGGCGTCGTGCCCGAACTGGCCAGCCGCGACCACATCCGCCGCCTCGTCCCCCTCACCCGCGCCTGCCTCGCCCAAGCGGGCAAAACCTACGCCGACATCGACGCCGTCGCCTACACCCAAGGCCCCGGCCTCGGCGGTGCCCTGCTGGCCGGTTCGTCCTACGCCAACGCCCTGGCCTTCGCGCTGGGCAAACCCGTTATCCCCGTCCATCATCTCGAAGGCCACCTGCTCTCGCCGCTTCTGGCCGACGACAAACCCGAATTTCCCTTCGTCGCCCTGCTTGTCTCCGGCGGCCACACCCAATTTATGGCCGTGCGCGGCATCGGCGACTACACCCTCCTGGGCGAAAGCCTCGACGACGCGGCGGGCGAAGCCTTCGACAAAACCGCCAAACTGCTCGGCCTGCCCTACCCCGGCGGCGCGAAACTGGCCGAACTGGCCGAACAGGGGCGCGACGGGGCATTTGAGTTCCCCCGCCCCATGATCCATTCCAACGATCTGCAAATGAGCTTCTCCGGCCTGAAAACCGCCGTGCTCACCGCCGTGGAAAAAGTGCGCGCCGGACACGGCGGCCGAGTGCCCGAACAAACGCGCAACGACATCTGCCGCGCCTTCCAAGACGCCGTTGTCGACGTATTGTCCGCCAAAGCACAAAAAGCCCTGCTCGACACAGGCTTCCGCACCCTCGTCGTCGCCGGCGGCGTCGGCGCAAACAAACAACTGCGCCAGCGCCTGAGTACCCTCACCGTCCGCCCCCCTGCCAAAGGCCGTCTGAAACCGCCTGCCGAAGCCGTCAAAACCTACTTCCCGCCCCTCGAATACTGCACCGACAACGGCGCCATGATCGCCTTCGCCGGCGCCATGCGCGTCCAAGAAGCACAGCCCGCCGCCGCCTTCAACGCCAAACCGCGCTGGCCGCTGACGGACATCGTGCGGGAGGCCGTCTGA
- a CDS encoding VOC family protein yields the protein MNFNKLIPELSVFDIAQTKDFYEKLGFQTEYERPSENFVFMSFNESQFMFEQIHEKGWNTGELAYPLGRGINFSIAAADVEALYETVKQAGIETYRPLTKRTYLVNGIAEEQIEFLIQDPNGYLLRFTN from the coding sequence ATGAATTTCAACAAACTGATACCCGAACTGTCCGTTTTCGACATCGCGCAAACCAAAGATTTCTACGAGAAACTGGGGTTCCAAACCGAATACGAGCGCCCGAGCGAAAACTTTGTTTTCATGTCGTTTAACGAGAGCCAGTTTATGTTTGAGCAAATCCACGAAAAAGGCTGGAACACGGGCGAATTGGCCTATCCGCTGGGGCGCGGCATCAATTTTTCCATCGCCGCCGCCGATGTCGAAGCGCTCTACGAAACGGTGAAACAAGCCGGCATCGAAACCTACCGGCCGCTGACCAAAAGAACCTATTTAGTCAACGGCATCGCAGAAGAGCAAATCGAGTTTCTGATTCAAGACCCAAACGGGTATTTGTTGAGGTTTACCAATTAG
- a CDS encoding GNAT family N-acetyltransferase — protein sequence MNITLRIPAEHDAAAVTALLDELTAAGSDTDGFWHGADTFVYADWLAACREAAHGRGLPEGFVPYVQYVMFADNGQAVGFLNLRLRLNDFLRQIGGHIGYCVHPAQRGKGIAKQALHQAVSEARRHSIGRLLVTCRSSNPASRRVILANGGTLEDIRDGIERYWIETK from the coding sequence ATGAACATCACCCTGCGTATCCCCGCCGAACACGACGCGGCCGCCGTTACCGCCCTGTTGGACGAACTCACCGCCGCAGGCAGCGACACCGACGGCTTTTGGCACGGCGCCGACACCTTCGTCTATGCCGACTGGCTCGCCGCCTGCCGCGAAGCCGCACACGGGCGCGGTCTGCCCGAAGGTTTTGTGCCGTATGTCCAATATGTTATGTTCGCCGATAACGGGCAGGCCGTCGGCTTTTTAAACCTGCGCCTGCGGCTGAACGATTTTCTGCGCCAGATCGGCGGCCATATCGGCTACTGCGTCCACCCCGCGCAGCGCGGCAAAGGCATTGCCAAACAAGCCCTGCACCAAGCCGTAAGCGAAGCCCGCCGCCACAGCATCGGGCGCCTGCTGGTTACCTGCCGCAGCAGCAACCCCGCCAGCCGCCGCGTTATCCTTGCCAACGGCGGCACGCTGGAAGACATCCGCGACGGAATCGAGCGCTATTGGATAGAAACCAAATAG
- a CDS encoding CAP domain-containing protein produces MRAPSIPGSLKALIIWIALLAALMYAAAILTKRPPPPTLSAQSGHDGKPHARLDALGYLNLLRREAGLDPFSRSDALTRSAAKHARYLNDYPEDMHDENHADSPLYTGKELDERVEKTGYLYLGVQENLSTGEHAAPMGEQALQHQYIDGLMTAIYHRFSLLDPVADEAGIAYSTHNNRHALVINQGRRDAERLCRLNRSEEEVDESRSYYSGLCRNGAVFYHDELKLNIPDYTVYPVGKLAAPVFSNETPNPLPDREYSGNPVSIAFAEGGEEPQMISFELFKGKEKIGNTRLLTAETDPNKRLTPYQFALFPLDPLAYDTAYRAVFRYRLFDWENDGDIKEHTAEWSFRTRKPDYPYFNLKGGENLAVESGRSYYLRWPAQTCRPDCSRISFREYGDAEITTYTGEYDGLIVSVSGKRGSGVRVKPLYGNTGETALLVQ; encoded by the coding sequence ATGCGCGCTCCCTCCATCCCCGGCTCCCTCAAAGCCCTCATCATCTGGATCGCCCTGCTGGCCGCCCTCATGTATGCTGCCGCAATCCTCACCAAACGTCCGCCGCCGCCCACCCTGTCCGCCCAAAGCGGACACGACGGCAAACCCCACGCCCGCCTCGACGCCCTCGGCTACCTCAACCTGCTGCGCCGCGAAGCCGGGCTTGACCCCTTCTCCCGCTCCGACGCACTCACCCGCTCCGCCGCCAAACACGCCCGCTACCTCAACGACTACCCCGAAGACATGCACGACGAAAACCACGCCGACAGCCCCCTCTACACCGGCAAAGAACTCGACGAACGCGTGGAAAAAACCGGCTACCTCTACCTTGGCGTACAGGAAAACCTCAGCACCGGCGAACACGCCGCCCCCATGGGCGAGCAAGCCCTGCAACACCAATACATCGACGGCCTCATGACCGCCATCTATCACCGCTTCTCTCTGCTCGACCCCGTAGCCGACGAAGCCGGCATCGCCTACTCGACACACAACAACCGCCACGCCCTCGTCATCAACCAAGGGCGGCGCGACGCCGAACGCCTGTGCCGCCTCAACCGCAGCGAAGAAGAGGTCGACGAAAGCCGCTCCTACTACTCCGGCCTCTGCCGCAACGGCGCCGTCTTCTACCACGACGAACTCAAACTTAACATCCCCGACTACACCGTCTACCCCGTCGGCAAACTCGCCGCCCCCGTCTTCTCCAACGAAACCCCCAACCCCCTGCCCGACCGCGAATACAGCGGCAACCCCGTCAGCATCGCCTTCGCCGAAGGCGGCGAAGAACCCCAAATGATCTCCTTCGAACTCTTCAAAGGCAAAGAAAAAATCGGCAACACCCGCCTGCTCACCGCCGAAACCGACCCCAACAAACGCCTGACCCCCTACCAGTTCGCCCTCTTCCCCCTCGACCCCCTCGCCTACGACACCGCCTACCGCGCCGTCTTCCGCTACCGCCTGTTCGACTGGGAAAACGACGGCGACATCAAAGAACACACGGCCGAATGGAGCTTCCGCACCCGCAAACCCGACTACCCCTACTTCAACCTCAAAGGCGGCGAAAACCTCGCCGTCGAATCCGGCCGCAGCTACTACCTGCGCTGGCCCGCCCAAACCTGCCGCCCCGATTGCAGCCGCATCAGCTTCCGCGAATACGGCGACGCCGAAATCACCACCTACACCGGCGAATACGACGGCCTCATCGTCTCCGTCAGCGGCAAACGCGGCAGCGGCGTCCGCGTCAAACCCCTCTACGGCAACACCGGCGAAACCGCCCTGCTCGTACAATAA
- a CDS encoding D-alanyl-D-alanine carboxypeptidase family protein has protein sequence MKKTVSLTVLALCASLSFQTAYAAKHRHKSSKPAAAAPVEQAASEPDILPPEPKPQPSSAPEIAAAAYLVQDLQSGQILTGKDLDKPVEPASLTKLMTAYLAFQALESGKLKAQDMLTPSETAWRAEGSRMFLNMGKPVSVGDLLKGLIVQSGNDAAITLAEALGGSEAGFAEQMNAEAKRLGMNNTHFMNATGLPGDGHITTVRDLAILSAAIIKDYPKYYPIYSMQSFKYNNIEQPNRNLLLYRDPNVDGLKTGHTNTAGYNLIASSKRNGRRVVSVVVGADSIESRAGESSKLLNWALQAFDTPKAYDAGKAVAPVQIYKGQKDTVDTGFAEPVYVTIPHGEGAKVKTVLETVQPVIAPVEKGQVLGKLKITYEGKVLAEKPVVALEAVEEAGFFGRLWDGIKLWFKNMFADE, from the coding sequence ATGAAAAAAACCGTATCCCTCACCGTGCTGGCACTCTGTGCCTCGCTCTCTTTTCAGACGGCCTATGCCGCCAAACACCGCCACAAATCGAGCAAACCCGCGGCCGCCGCGCCCGTCGAACAGGCCGCATCCGAACCCGACATTCTGCCGCCCGAGCCCAAGCCGCAGCCCTCGTCCGCACCCGAAATTGCCGCCGCCGCCTACCTCGTGCAAGATTTGCAGAGCGGCCAGATTCTCACCGGCAAAGACTTGGACAAACCCGTCGAGCCCGCCTCGCTCACCAAGCTTATGACCGCCTATCTCGCCTTCCAAGCCCTCGAAAGCGGCAAACTCAAAGCGCAGGACATGCTCACGCCGTCTGAAACCGCCTGGCGCGCCGAAGGCTCGCGCATGTTCCTCAACATGGGCAAACCCGTGTCGGTGGGCGACCTGCTCAAAGGCCTGATCGTCCAGTCGGGCAACGACGCCGCCATCACGCTGGCCGAAGCGCTCGGCGGCAGCGAAGCGGGTTTTGCCGAACAGATGAACGCCGAAGCCAAGCGCCTGGGCATGAACAACACCCATTTCATGAACGCCACCGGCCTGCCGGGCGACGGCCACATCACCACCGTGCGCGACCTTGCCATTCTCTCCGCCGCCATCATCAAAGATTATCCCAAGTACTATCCCATCTACTCGATGCAGTCCTTCAAATACAACAACATCGAGCAGCCCAACCGCAACCTCCTGCTCTACCGCGACCCGAACGTCGACGGTTTGAAAACCGGCCACACCAACACCGCAGGCTACAACCTCATCGCATCGAGCAAACGCAACGGCCGCCGCGTCGTCTCCGTCGTTGTCGGCGCCGACAGTATCGAATCGCGTGCCGGCGAAAGCAGCAAGCTGCTCAACTGGGCGCTGCAGGCCTTCGACACGCCCAAAGCCTACGACGCCGGAAAAGCCGTCGCCCCCGTGCAGATTTACAAAGGGCAGAAAGACACCGTCGACACCGGCTTTGCCGAGCCCGTTTACGTCACCATCCCGCACGGCGAAGGTGCAAAAGTGAAAACCGTGCTGGAAACCGTCCAACCCGTCATCGCGCCCGTGGAAAAAGGCCAGGTGCTGGGCAAGCTGAAAATCACCTACGAGGGCAAAGTGCTGGCTGAAAAACCCGTCGTCGCCCTCGAAGCCGTGGAAGAAGCCGGCTTCTTCGGCCGCCTGTGGGACGGCATCAAACTGTGGTTTAAAAACATGTTTGCCGACGAATAA
- the ilvA gene encoding threonine ammonia-lyase, biosynthetic: MSTLPHSDYLTRILTSSVYDVAAETPLEPARSLSGRLNNTVLLKREDLQPVFSFKIRGAYNKMAALGEEERARGVITASAGNHAQGVALSARKLGCEATIVMPETTPQIKVDAVRALGGKVVLKGTSYNDAYDHATELVAQSGLTYIPPFDDPDVIAGQGTIGMEIVRQHPQPVHAVFVPVGGGGLAAGIAAFIKHVRPEIKVIGVETRDACAMKKSIDAGERVELKDVGLFADGTAVKLVGEQTFALCRDLLDEIILVDTDDICAAVKDIYDDTRSITEPSGALALAGLKAYTAREGCTGQTLIAVNSGANMNFHRLRHVSERSELGEGNEGIFAVSIPEEPGSFLKFVDLLGNRSVTEFNYRYGDAATAHIFVGIQTTGAADRAAIAAELAAAGFPATDLTDDETAKIHIRYMVGGRSPNVRHEHLVSFEFPERPGALRHFLSHIKSGWNITLFHYRNHGADYGRILVAIDVPPEDNAAFAAFLNSVGYPYEDQTGNAAYRLFLG, from the coding sequence ATGAGCACCCTGCCGCATTCCGACTACCTCACCCGCATCCTCACTTCCTCCGTTTACGACGTCGCCGCCGAAACCCCGCTCGAACCCGCCCGCAGCCTGTCGGGCCGTCTGAACAACACCGTCCTGCTCAAACGCGAAGATTTACAACCCGTGTTTTCCTTCAAAATCCGCGGCGCCTACAACAAAATGGCCGCGCTCGGCGAAGAAGAACGCGCCCGCGGCGTCATTACCGCCAGCGCGGGCAACCACGCCCAGGGCGTCGCCCTCTCCGCGCGCAAACTCGGCTGCGAAGCCACCATCGTCATGCCCGAAACCACGCCGCAAATCAAAGTCGACGCCGTGCGCGCCCTCGGCGGCAAAGTCGTCCTCAAAGGCACGTCCTACAACGACGCCTACGACCACGCAACAGAGCTTGTCGCCCAAAGCGGCCTCACCTACATCCCCCCCTTCGACGACCCCGACGTGATCGCGGGGCAGGGTACCATCGGCATGGAAATCGTCCGCCAGCACCCGCAGCCCGTCCATGCCGTGTTCGTTCCCGTCGGCGGCGGCGGGCTGGCGGCGGGCATTGCCGCCTTTATCAAACACGTCCGCCCCGAAATCAAAGTCATCGGCGTCGAAACCCGCGACGCCTGCGCCATGAAAAAATCCATAGACGCAGGAGAGCGCGTCGAACTCAAAGACGTCGGCCTCTTCGCCGACGGCACGGCGGTGAAACTCGTCGGCGAACAAACCTTCGCCCTCTGCCGCGACCTGCTCGACGAAATCATCCTCGTCGACACCGACGACATCTGCGCCGCCGTCAAAGACATCTACGACGACACCCGCAGCATCACCGAACCCTCAGGCGCCCTCGCCCTGGCCGGCCTCAAAGCCTACACCGCCCGCGAAGGCTGCACAGGACAGACCCTGATTGCCGTCAACAGCGGCGCCAATATGAACTTCCACCGCCTGCGCCACGTCTCCGAGCGCAGCGAACTGGGCGAAGGCAACGAAGGCATCTTTGCCGTGTCCATCCCCGAAGAGCCCGGCAGCTTCCTCAAATTCGTCGACCTGCTGGGCAACCGCAGCGTCACCGAATTCAACTACCGCTACGGCGACGCTGCCACCGCCCACATCTTCGTCGGCATCCAAACCACCGGCGCCGCCGACCGCGCCGCCATCGCCGCAGAACTGGCCGCCGCAGGCTTCCCCGCTACCGACCTCACCGACGACGAAACCGCCAAAATCCACATCCGCTACATGGTCGGCGGCCGCAGCCCGAACGTGCGCCACGAACACCTCGTCAGCTTCGAATTTCCCGAACGCCCCGGCGCCCTGCGCCACTTCCTCAGCCACATCAAAAGCGGCTGGAACATCACCCTTTTCCACTACCGCAACCACGGCGCCGACTACGGCCGCATCCTCGTCGCCATCGACGTGCCGCCCGAGGACAACGCCGCCTTCGCCGCCTTCTTGAACAGCGTCGGCTACCCCTACGAAGACCAGACCGGCAACGCCGCCTACCGCCTGTTCCTCGGCTGA
- the orn gene encoding oligoribonuclease, whose protein sequence is MTRNANNLCWLDMEMTGLDPEKERIIEVAVIITDSDLNVLAQSEVYVIHQSDEILNAMDEWNTATHGRTGLTERVRQSQLTEAEVEQKLLDFIAAWIPEKASPMCGNSVHQDRRFMQKYMPRLEAYFHYRNLDVSTLKELAKRWHPAVAKGVVKRGSHKALDDILESIEEMRYYRDHFLALPTRD, encoded by the coding sequence ATGACCCGAAACGCAAACAACCTCTGCTGGCTCGACATGGAAATGACCGGGCTCGACCCCGAAAAAGAGCGCATCATCGAAGTCGCCGTCATCATCACCGACAGCGATTTGAACGTATTGGCGCAATCCGAAGTGTACGTCATCCACCAAAGCGACGAGATTCTCAACGCCATGGACGAATGGAACACCGCCACCCACGGCCGCACCGGCCTCACCGAGCGCGTGCGCCAATCGCAGCTCACCGAAGCCGAAGTCGAACAAAAACTGCTCGACTTCATCGCCGCCTGGATACCCGAAAAAGCCTCGCCGATGTGCGGCAACTCGGTGCACCAAGACCGCCGGTTCATGCAGAAATACATGCCGCGCCTCGAAGCCTATTTCCACTACCGCAATCTCGACGTCTCTACCCTCAAAGAACTGGCCAAACGCTGGCACCCTGCCGTCGCCAAAGGCGTGGTCAAACGCGGCTCGCACAAAGCGCTGGACGACATTCTCGAGAGCATCGAAGAAATGCGCTACTACCGCGACCATTTTTTAGCGCTGCCGACGCGGGATTGA
- the rodA gene encoding rod shape-determining protein RodA, which yields MNPNENIIAKAKRLIWQPIDPWLFYAMLIIYVMSLFLLYSADGQDIGRLESKTMHTVIGFALIWLIARTKPQTLAKFALPAYLLGVLMLVGVHFFGVTVNGSTRWLNLGVRIQPSEIMKIALPMMVAWYLQRNAGNLRWHHYLTALIIVIVPVFLILKQPDLGTATLIMASGLFVVFFAGLPWKVILAALVAAVAALPLMWNYVMHDYQKTRVLTLLDPTKDPLGDGYHIIQSMIAIGSGGVWGKGWLNGTQTHLDYIPESTTDFIFAVYGEEFGLIGNLLLLAVYLIILARGLYIAAQAPNLYSRTLAGALTMTFFCYAFVNMGMVSGILPVVGVPLPLVSYGGTATLSIMTILALLMGIANQKKDKKAV from the coding sequence ATGAACCCGAACGAAAACATCATCGCCAAGGCCAAACGCCTCATCTGGCAGCCCATCGACCCCTGGCTGTTTTACGCCATGCTCATCATCTACGTCATGAGCCTCTTTTTGCTCTACTCCGCCGACGGGCAGGACATCGGCCGCCTAGAAAGCAAAACCATGCACACCGTCATCGGTTTCGCCCTCATCTGGCTCATCGCCCGCACCAAACCGCAAACCCTCGCCAAATTCGCCCTGCCCGCCTACCTGCTCGGCGTGCTCATGCTCGTCGGTGTCCACTTCTTCGGCGTCACCGTCAACGGCTCAACCCGCTGGCTCAACCTCGGCGTCCGCATCCAGCCCTCCGAAATCATGAAAATCGCCCTGCCCATGATGGTTGCCTGGTATCTGCAACGCAACGCCGGCAACCTGCGCTGGCACCACTACCTTACCGCCCTGATCATCGTCATCGTCCCCGTTTTCCTGATTTTGAAACAACCCGACCTGGGCACCGCCACCCTCATCATGGCTTCCGGCCTCTTCGTCGTCTTCTTCGCCGGCCTGCCCTGGAAAGTCATCCTTGCCGCCCTCGTTGCCGCCGTCGCCGCCCTGCCCCTGATGTGGAACTACGTCATGCACGACTACCAGAAAACCCGTGTCCTCACCCTGCTCGACCCCACCAAAGACCCGCTGGGCGACGGCTACCACATCATCCAATCCATGATCGCCATCGGCTCGGGAGGCGTGTGGGGCAAAGGCTGGCTCAACGGCACGCAAACCCACCTCGACTACATCCCCGAATCCACCACCGACTTCATCTTCGCCGTATACGGCGAAGAATTCGGTCTCATCGGCAACCTCCTGCTCCTGGCCGTCTACCTCATCATCCTCGCGCGCGGCCTCTACATCGCCGCACAAGCCCCCAACCTGTACAGCCGCACCCTCGCCGGCGCCCTCACCATGACCTTCTTTTGCTACGCCTTCGTCAACATGGGCATGGTCAGCGGCATCCTCCCCGTCGTCGGCGTCCCCCTCCCCCTCGTCAGCTACGGAGGCACCGCCACCCTCTCCATCATGACCATACTCGCCCTCCTGATGGGCATCGCCAACCAGAAAAAAGACAAAAAGGCCGTCTGA
- the mrdA gene encoding penicillin-binding protein 2 — protein MKIFRPYPAARNDAAAVQRDFRIRLFAAFAFIVLLFGALAARFAYLQVQKHGEFTAQAASNRISLIPTPPIRGEIVDANGVVLAHNYPAYSLEIVPNRIEGKLDDTVAVLKTMADISETDLKRFKKFRSEFRSYEKIPLKLKLTPDEASRIAARLYTLPGVEINARTFREYPYGEQTAHFLGYIGRISDKDQARLAEEKLTPLYRGSTHIGKSGLESYYERQLLGIPGYREVEKDAYGNIIRTIKTVPPQNGQTLKLAMDIRLQQYAMRLMKGKRGAMVAIDPQTGGVIAFVSNPSFDPNLFIDGIDSESWKALNEDWQKPMINRVTQGLYPPGSTFKPFMGMTLLESGKIGPGTVVPAPGAWSIPGTKHMFRDSVRSGHGSANLMKAIQVSSDTFFYRLGFELGIEKAHPYLSQFGLGQQTGIDLPHEYRGVLPSPEWKEKRFAKLPPARRKWNVAEMVPISIGQGYNAYTPLQMAHATATLANNGTVYRPHLVKELLDHNKQQITLIDPKPVRTLPFKQAHFNYIKAAMAKVLQPGGTARKVGAGLKYSMGGKTGTAQVVQIAQGKSYNAAALAVQHRDHAWFIAFAPLDKPKIAIAVILENGGWGANAAPLARALSDYYLLTLKAGGDREIPVDNSGKTTVANPLLAGGAVRRPSENPVTRAFRAAQPEAAQTPASAPVSDGLPAPAASEPKP, from the coding sequence CCTGCAGGTGCAAAAGCACGGCGAATTCACCGCCCAGGCCGCCTCCAACCGCATCTCCCTGATTCCCACGCCGCCGATACGCGGCGAAATCGTCGATGCCAACGGCGTGGTTTTGGCACACAACTACCCCGCCTACTCGCTGGAAATCGTCCCCAACCGCATCGAAGGCAAACTCGACGACACCGTGGCCGTCTTAAAAACCATGGCCGACATCAGCGAAACCGATCTCAAGCGCTTCAAAAAATTCCGCAGCGAATTCCGCTCCTACGAAAAAATCCCGCTGAAACTCAAACTCACGCCCGACGAAGCCTCGCGCATCGCCGCCCGCCTCTACACCCTGCCCGGAGTCGAAATCAACGCCCGCACCTTCCGCGAATACCCCTACGGCGAACAAACCGCCCACTTTCTCGGCTACATCGGCCGCATCAGCGACAAAGACCAGGCGCGGCTGGCCGAAGAAAAGCTCACCCCGCTCTACCGCGGCAGCACCCACATCGGCAAATCCGGCCTCGAAAGCTATTACGAGCGCCAGCTGCTGGGCATCCCCGGCTACCGCGAAGTGGAAAAAGACGCCTACGGCAACATCATCCGCACCATCAAAACCGTGCCGCCGCAAAACGGCCAGACGCTGAAACTGGCGATGGACATCCGTTTGCAGCAGTACGCCATGCGCCTGATGAAAGGCAAACGCGGCGCGATGGTCGCCATCGACCCGCAAACCGGCGGCGTCATCGCCTTCGTCTCCAACCCCTCCTTCGACCCCAACCTCTTTATCGACGGCATCGACAGCGAAAGCTGGAAAGCCCTCAACGAAGACTGGCAAAAGCCGATGATCAACCGCGTAACCCAGGGTCTCTACCCGCCCGGTTCCACCTTCAAACCCTTCATGGGCATGACCCTGCTCGAAAGCGGCAAAATCGGCCCCGGCACCGTCGTCCCCGCCCCCGGCGCTTGGAGCATCCCCGGCACCAAACACATGTTCCGCGACTCCGTACGCAGCGGCCACGGCTCGGCCAACCTGATGAAAGCGATACAGGTCTCCTCCGACACCTTCTTCTACCGCCTCGGCTTCGAGCTGGGCATCGAAAAAGCCCACCCCTACCTGTCCCAGTTCGGCCTCGGCCAACAAACCGGCATCGACCTGCCGCACGAATACAGAGGCGTACTACCCTCGCCCGAATGGAAGGAAAAACGCTTCGCCAAACTCCCCCCCGCGCGGCGCAAATGGAACGTCGCCGAAATGGTGCCCATCAGCATCGGCCAGGGCTACAACGCCTACACCCCCCTGCAAATGGCGCACGCCACCGCCACCCTTGCCAACAACGGCACGGTATACCGCCCCCACCTCGTCAAAGAACTGCTCGACCACAACAAACAGCAAATCACCCTCATCGACCCCAAACCCGTCCGCACCCTGCCCTTCAAACAGGCACACTTCAACTACATCAAAGCCGCCATGGCCAAAGTGCTGCAACCGGGCGGCACCGCCCGCAAAGTCGGCGCGGGGCTCAAATACAGCATGGGCGGCAAAACCGGCACCGCCCAAGTCGTGCAGATCGCCCAAGGCAAATCCTACAACGCCGCCGCCCTCGCCGTGCAGCACCGCGACCACGCCTGGTTCATCGCCTTCGCCCCGCTGGACAAACCCAAAATCGCCATCGCCGTCATCCTCGAAAACGGCGGCTGGGGCGCGAACGCCGCCCCGCTGGCCCGCGCCCTGTCCGACTACTACCTGCTCACCCTCAAAGCCGGCGGCGACCGCGAAATCCCCGTCGACAACAGCGGCAAAACCACCGTTGCCAACCCCCTGCTGGCCGGCGGCGCAGTACGGAGGCCGTCTGAAAACCCCGTTACCCGCGCCTTCCGCGCCGCACAGCCCGAAGCCGCGCAGACACCCGCCTCCGCACCCGTTTCAGACGGCCTCCCCGCCCCCGCCGCCTCCGAGCCCAAGCCATGA